The following coding sequences are from one Lysinibacillus sp. FSL W8-0992 window:
- a CDS encoding aldehyde dehydrogenase: protein MANIQTKLKEVKLFINGEYVESSSQTLFEVKNPATQEIIAQVHEASFEDVDRACEAARQAFEEGPWRTMPLSERCAKIRRMAEIIVERKEELARLEALDVGKPYQVALEREIPRAAENLKFFADFMEHQGGEVYPMDDAYLNYTRYEPVGVAALITPWNLPFMLTTWKLGPCLASGNTAVIKPAEITPLTVSLLGEIAQQAGIPDGVVNVVHGFGVQSAGEFMTTHPEVDLISFTGETTTGKAIMKNGADSLKKVSFELGGKAANIIFEDANLDKAIPVSIQAAFMNSGQVCLAGSRILVQRNILDEFLRRFKEAASALVVGDPQDAKTNMGPVVSQAHYNKVTSYLSIAEYENSTLIYGGERPELPAHLSTGYYLQPTIYLQENPQARICQEEIFGPIVTIIPFDTEAEALAIANGTEYGLNAVIWTENLQRAHRISHDVRAGTIWVNCWFVRDLRTPFGGFKKSGVGREGGHHSLEFFTEAKNICIALK from the coding sequence ATGGCGAATATACAAACGAAATTGAAAGAAGTAAAACTATTTATTAATGGGGAATATGTAGAATCTTCTTCTCAAACATTGTTCGAGGTGAAAAATCCTGCTACTCAAGAAATTATTGCACAGGTACACGAAGCAAGTTTTGAGGATGTAGATCGTGCTTGTGAAGCTGCGCGTCAAGCTTTTGAAGAAGGGCCTTGGCGAACAATGCCATTATCGGAGCGCTGTGCAAAAATACGGCGGATGGCTGAAATCATTGTTGAACGTAAAGAGGAGTTAGCACGCTTAGAGGCATTAGATGTAGGGAAGCCTTACCAGGTTGCATTAGAACGTGAAATACCTCGGGCAGCGGAAAACTTGAAATTTTTTGCGGATTTTATGGAGCACCAAGGTGGCGAAGTATACCCAATGGACGATGCGTATTTAAATTATACGCGCTATGAGCCAGTTGGGGTTGCTGCATTAATTACACCGTGGAATTTACCTTTTATGCTCACAACATGGAAGCTTGGCCCATGTTTAGCTTCAGGAAATACAGCAGTTATAAAACCAGCAGAAATTACACCATTAACTGTATCGTTGCTTGGTGAGATTGCACAACAGGCTGGAATCCCGGATGGGGTCGTTAATGTTGTGCATGGCTTTGGTGTACAGTCAGCAGGAGAATTTATGACTACACATCCTGAAGTCGATTTAATTTCTTTCACGGGGGAAACAACAACAGGTAAAGCCATAATGAAAAATGGGGCAGATTCATTGAAAAAGGTATCGTTTGAATTAGGCGGAAAGGCAGCGAACATCATTTTTGAAGATGCGAATTTGGACAAAGCCATTCCTGTATCAATTCAGGCGGCATTTATGAATTCTGGTCAAGTTTGTCTAGCTGGGTCACGCATTTTAGTGCAGCGTAATATTTTAGATGAATTCCTTAGACGTTTTAAAGAAGCGGCATCAGCATTAGTTGTTGGCGATCCTCAAGATGCCAAGACGAATATGGGGCCAGTCGTAAGTCAAGCACATTATAACAAGGTAACGAGCTATTTAAGCATCGCTGAATATGAAAACTCTACGCTTATTTACGGGGGGGAGCGCCCTGAATTACCAGCCCATTTGAGTACTGGCTATTACTTACAACCGACTATCTATTTACAGGAAAACCCGCAAGCACGCATTTGCCAAGAGGAAATTTTCGGTCCCATTGTTACGATTATTCCATTTGATACAGAGGCAGAGGCACTTGCCATTGCAAACGGCACAGAATACGGATTGAATGCTGTAATTTGGACAGAAAATTTACAACGAGCACACCGTATTTCGCACGATGTTCGTGCAGGAACAATTTGGGTCAACTGCTGGTTTGTACGTGATTTACGTACACCGTTTGGAGGTTTTAAAAAGAGTGGTGTAGGGCGTGAAGGTGGTCACCATAGCTTAGAGTTTTTCACGGAAGCCAAAAATATTTGTATTGCATTGAAATGA
- the trhO gene encoding oxygen-dependent tRNA uridine(34) hydroxylase TrhO, with protein sequence MTQKDFRVLLYYKYVAIEDPEAFAEEHLAFCKEIGLLGRILVGLEGINGTVSGTIEQTESYMNYMKADPRFSDIMWKIDEVEGHTFKKMHVRPRTEIVHLGLENDINPLEITGDYLTPKEFMTRMQEDNTVIIDARNDYEFDLGHFRNAVRPEIENFRDLPAWMEEHKEDFTGKNILTYCTGGIRCEKFSGWLKREGYGESVGQLHGGIATYAKDPEVKGQLWDGQMFIFDRRRSVPINQVEHVVIGKDYFTGEPTERYTNCANPECHKLMLCEEKHEAFYMRSCSDDCRRAKRNFFVEENEWTKEQVEEQIAKIAQVQK encoded by the coding sequence GTGACACAAAAGGACTTTCGTGTATTACTTTATTATAAATATGTTGCTATTGAGGACCCAGAAGCATTTGCCGAAGAGCATTTAGCATTTTGTAAAGAAATTGGTCTACTTGGTCGTATTTTAGTAGGTTTAGAGGGCATAAATGGTACAGTTTCTGGTACGATTGAGCAAACTGAAAGCTACATGAATTATATGAAAGCGGACCCTCGTTTTAGCGATATTATGTGGAAAATCGATGAAGTAGAAGGGCATACTTTTAAAAAGATGCATGTCCGACCTCGTACGGAGATTGTACACCTCGGCTTAGAAAATGATATTAACCCTTTAGAAATAACTGGGGATTATTTAACACCAAAAGAATTTATGACTCGTATGCAAGAAGACAATACGGTTATTATAGATGCACGTAACGATTATGAATTTGATTTAGGACATTTCCGCAATGCGGTGCGCCCTGAAATTGAAAACTTCCGTGATCTTCCGGCTTGGATGGAGGAACATAAAGAAGACTTTACTGGTAAAAACATCTTAACTTACTGCACAGGCGGCATTCGCTGTGAAAAATTTTCTGGCTGGTTAAAACGTGAAGGCTACGGTGAAAGTGTCGGTCAACTACATGGTGGTATTGCAACGTATGCTAAAGACCCTGAAGTAAAGGGACAATTATGGGATGGCCAAATGTTTATTTTTGATCGCCGCCGCAGTGTGCCTATTAATCAGGTCGAGCATGTGGTGATTGGTAAGGACTATTTTACAGGCGAACCAACAGAGCGCTATACAAACTGCGCTAATCCTGAGTGCCACAAATTAATGCTATGTGAGGAAAAGCACGAGGCATTCTATATGCGTAGCTGTTCAGACGATTGCCGTCGCGCAAAACGTAATTTTTTCGTTGAAGAAAATGAATGGACAAAAGAGCAAGTAGAAGAACAAATAGCAAAAATTGCACAAGTTCAAAAATAA
- a CDS encoding enoyl-CoA hydratase: protein MEFSTITLEKLERRATLTLNRPHAMNAMDDVMMRELAECFEALQQEQEIQVLVIRGEGKVFSAGGDIKAMLDPNKPLNIDEAMVYLTRIVKAYYQLPMIVIAAVHGASAGLGFSLTLGADIVVACENSKLAMNFIGIGLIPDGGGHFFMKERLGTVKAKQMIWEGKVLTAEEAHNIGLIDYVAPEGSVFAVADQLVGKMLASPIASMIMTKKVLHAQNLPQLESVLAMEAQGQSAMRKTADHLEGIHAFVEKRTPVFVGH, encoded by the coding sequence ATGGAATTTTCAACAATTACATTAGAAAAATTAGAGCGTCGTGCTACTTTAACGCTAAATCGACCACATGCTATGAATGCGATGGATGATGTGATGATGCGTGAATTAGCAGAGTGTTTTGAAGCATTACAGCAGGAGCAAGAAATACAGGTTTTAGTTATTCGTGGGGAAGGAAAGGTCTTTTCTGCGGGCGGTGATATTAAAGCAATGCTTGATCCAAATAAGCCGCTAAATATCGATGAGGCAATGGTATATTTAACACGTATCGTCAAAGCTTATTACCAACTACCAATGATTGTTATTGCTGCGGTTCATGGTGCATCAGCAGGGTTAGGCTTTAGTTTAACACTAGGTGCTGATATCGTAGTTGCCTGTGAAAATAGTAAGCTTGCTATGAATTTTATAGGGATTGGGTTAATTCCCGATGGTGGTGGCCATTTCTTTATGAAGGAAAGACTTGGCACTGTGAAAGCGAAACAAATGATTTGGGAAGGCAAAGTGCTAACAGCCGAGGAAGCACACAATATAGGCTTAATCGATTATGTTGCGCCTGAAGGATCGGTCTTTGCAGTGGCAGATCAATTAGTTGGAAAGATGCTAGCATCACCAATTGCTTCAATGATTATGACTAAAAAGGTTTTACATGCACAAAACTTGCCGCAGTTAGAGAGCGTTTTAGCGATGGAAGCACAAGGCCAATCTGCTATGCGTAAAACGGCTGATCATTTAGAAGGCATCCATGCATTTGTTGAAAAAAGAACACCGGTCTTTGTAGGACATTAA
- the serA gene encoding phosphoglycerate dehydrogenase has translation MTTVTKTINVFIADPLSEDGIFPLRQEKDLDLNVIIDTGLAPEELMAKIADIDVLLVRSQTTVTREVIEAAKSLKLIGRAGVGVDNIDLAAATEHGIIVVNAPDGNTNSAAEHTIAMMTSLARHIPQAFNTLKNGKWDRKSYVGVELKNKTLGVVGFGRIGVEVAYRAKGQRMNIMAYDPFLTDERANELGVTKSTVEEICAAADFITVHTPLLPETRNLINKEKFAMMKEGVRIINCARGGIINEDDLYDAIVEGKVAGAALDVFVSEPATDHKLLTLPQVIATPHLGASTIEAQESVAVDVSNDIIKFYKTGTVTNPVNMPSIPKELLAQVEPFFELAEKLGSFLSQITAEPVKEINLSYAGEVANYDVRPLTSNALKGLLAKNHGNHVNDVNARYLSERIGMKINEHKTTTAKGFTSLITVEVKTATETHTVAGTLLNGLGARIVKVENYVVDVVPEGHLLYIKNTDKPGAIGRVATKLAEKDINIATMQVGRAEVGGTAVMMLTVDNVVTEEDLTYVSQLENIDEVKAIDL, from the coding sequence ATGACTACTGTAACAAAAACAATTAACGTATTTATCGCTGATCCACTAAGTGAAGATGGTATTTTCCCATTACGCCAAGAAAAAGATTTAGATTTAAACGTAATTATCGATACTGGACTAGCACCTGAGGAATTAATGGCAAAAATCGCTGATATTGATGTCTTACTCGTTCGTTCTCAAACAACAGTAACACGCGAAGTAATTGAAGCGGCAAAAAGCTTAAAATTAATCGGACGTGCTGGTGTAGGTGTAGACAATATTGACCTAGCTGCTGCAACAGAACACGGTATTATCGTTGTTAATGCACCAGATGGTAACACAAACTCTGCCGCTGAACATACAATCGCAATGATGACTTCTCTTGCTCGTCACATTCCACAAGCTTTCAATACATTGAAAAATGGGAAATGGGATCGTAAATCATATGTTGGGGTTGAGCTTAAAAATAAAACGCTTGGTGTTGTTGGCTTCGGTCGTATTGGCGTAGAAGTAGCTTACCGTGCAAAAGGTCAACGTATGAACATTATGGCGTACGATCCATTCTTAACTGATGAACGTGCAAATGAGCTAGGTGTTACAAAATCTACTGTCGAAGAAATTTGTGCTGCTGCAGATTTCATTACAGTACACACACCATTACTACCAGAAACACGTAACCTTATTAACAAAGAAAAGTTTGCAATGATGAAAGAGGGCGTACGTATTATTAACTGTGCTCGTGGTGGTATCATTAATGAGGATGACCTATATGATGCTATTGTTGAAGGTAAAGTAGCAGGCGCAGCTCTTGACGTTTTCGTTTCTGAGCCAGCGACTGACCACAAATTACTAACTTTACCACAAGTAATTGCAACACCGCACTTAGGTGCTTCTACAATTGAGGCACAAGAATCTGTAGCAGTTGACGTATCAAACGATATCATTAAATTCTACAAAACAGGTACGGTAACAAACCCAGTAAATATGCCATCAATTCCGAAAGAACTACTTGCACAAGTAGAACCTTTCTTTGAATTAGCTGAAAAACTTGGTTCATTCTTATCTCAAATAACAGCTGAGCCAGTTAAAGAAATTAACCTATCTTATGCTGGTGAAGTTGCAAACTACGACGTACGTCCTTTAACTTCTAATGCTTTAAAAGGTTTATTAGCTAAAAACCATGGTAATCACGTTAATGACGTCAATGCTCGTTATTTATCTGAACGTATTGGTATGAAAATTAACGAACATAAAACAACTACTGCAAAAGGCTTCACAAGCTTAATTACAGTTGAAGTAAAAACGGCTACTGAAACACATACTGTTGCTGGTACATTATTAAATGGCCTTGGTGCACGTATCGTAAAAGTCGAAAACTACGTAGTAGACGTTGTACCAGAAGGTCACCTTCTTTACATTAAAAACACAGATAAACCAGGTGCGATTGGACGCGTAGCAACAAAACTAGCTGAAAAAGATATCAACATCGCAACAATGCAAGTTGGGCGTGCTGAAGTTGGTGGAACAGCTGTGATGATGCTAACAGTCGATAATGTTGTTACAGAAGAAGATTTAACATACGTTTCACAACTTGAAAACATCGATGAAGTAAAAGCAATTGATCTTTAA
- a CDS encoding metallophosphoesterase family protein — MSAIRFFHMADLHLDSPFKGLFGLPEKNLKKIRASTFEAFDKIIQKTIEERPDFLLIVGDLYDGENRSLQAQRRFQAAMETLFEHNIPVIVSYGNHDHLHGSWTRFALPSNVYELPADTSVVQLKIRGQQVNIYGFSYGERHVKESMIDRYPVAQDQHAIHIGMLHGSEASDSTHAVYAPFKKEQLLEKRYHYWALGHIHKRQLLHNEPPIVYPGNIQSRHRNEQGVKGFYDVTLSQTAANLTFMPTSAVVYNMVEVDCTNVLHANELLQKCEEAIAHNRMAYGASVIELHLKNIDEEAAALFEHASVEEWLETIRESEDGIEPMGWVQKLILHKVSSSHESTTMTESVISVMEQWDISDWKDILKDLYQHASGARFVEPLTEREIEHLKLDAQELLTDEIQRV; from the coding sequence ATGTCCGCAATTCGTTTTTTCCATATGGCAGATTTACATTTAGATAGTCCTTTTAAAGGCTTATTTGGATTACCTGAAAAGAATCTAAAAAAAATTCGAGCAAGTACTTTTGAAGCATTTGATAAAATTATTCAGAAGACAATCGAAGAAAGACCAGATTTCCTACTCATTGTAGGGGATCTTTATGATGGCGAAAATCGCAGTTTACAGGCACAAAGACGTTTTCAGGCAGCGATGGAGACGCTATTTGAACATAATATCCCCGTCATTGTCAGCTATGGCAATCATGACCACTTACATGGTTCTTGGACACGTTTTGCTTTGCCAAGTAATGTTTACGAATTACCAGCTGATACGAGTGTTGTACAATTAAAAATACGTGGTCAGCAAGTAAATATTTATGGTTTTAGCTATGGTGAGCGTCATGTTAAGGAATCGATGATTGATCGTTATCCTGTTGCGCAGGATCAGCATGCAATTCATATAGGTATGCTGCATGGCAGTGAAGCAAGTGATTCTACACATGCGGTATATGCACCATTTAAAAAAGAGCAACTTCTTGAAAAAAGATATCATTACTGGGCGCTTGGCCATATTCATAAACGACAGCTATTACACAACGAACCTCCGATTGTTTATCCAGGTAATATTCAAAGTAGACACCGCAATGAACAAGGAGTGAAAGGATTTTATGATGTAACCTTATCGCAAACAGCTGCTAATTTAACATTTATGCCGACTTCTGCTGTTGTCTATAATATGGTGGAGGTGGATTGCACAAATGTGCTTCATGCAAATGAGTTACTACAAAAATGTGAAGAGGCAATCGCTCATAATCGAATGGCGTATGGAGCATCTGTAATTGAGCTTCATTTAAAAAATATAGATGAAGAAGCTGCAGCATTATTTGAGCATGCTTCGGTAGAAGAATGGCTTGAAACAATTCGGGAGTCAGAAGATGGGATTGAACCAATGGGATGGGTGCAAAAACTTATTTTGCATAAAGTTTCATCATCACATGAGTCGACTACTATGACTGAATCAGTAATCAGTGTAATGGAGCAGTGGGATATTTCTGATTGGAAAGATATTTTAAAGGATTTGTACCAGCATGCGAGTGGTGCAAGATTTGTAGAACCTTTAACAGAACGAGAAATTGAACATTTGAAGCTGGATGCTCAGGAGTTATTAACCGATGAAATTCAAAGGGTGTGA
- a CDS encoding YhzD family protein yields MNNYRFTAFEKTGETLFDETWTFESDEAAKVNGQQQIVEKGVAEKTHRLVNSSGKLILFHV; encoded by the coding sequence ATGAATAATTATCGTTTTACAGCTTTTGAAAAAACTGGGGAAACACTTTTTGATGAAACTTGGACTTTTGAAAGCGATGAAGCTGCAAAAGTAAATGGTCAACAGCAAATCGTAGAGAAGGGCGTTGCAGAAAAAACACATCGCCTTGTTAACTCTTCTGGGAAATTAATATTATTCCATGTTTAA
- a CDS encoding FAD-binding dehydrogenase, translated as MKYDVAIVGAGLAGLVAACELIDAKKRVLLVDQEPENSMGGQAFWSFGGLFLVNSPEQKRLGIKDSKELAWQDWLGTAGFDRLEDEDSWAYKWARAYVDFAAGEKYAWLKSLGIKFFPVVGWAERGGSLAGGHGNSVPRFHIVWGTGPGIVKPFADKVKKAIKEGIIDFKPRHRVDEFIQQDGRITGISGTILAESFAQRGEQSSRIGVGAFSYEAKAVVVASGGIGANIDLVRKNWPARLGTPPKNIVCGVPAYVDGRMLEITEHAGGRIVNRDRMWHYTEGLKNWDPIWPNHGIRILPGPSSLWFDAEGNRFGAPNFPGFDTLSTLEAIQKTGYDYSWFILTEKIIEKEFALSGSEQNPDLTNKSISELMKRILPGPPAPIQAFKNHGEDFVIANDLKQLVDGMNKLAGNELLDFLKIKEQILARDREMDNKFTKDIQVNAIHGARNYIGDKVVRVAKPHKILDTKNWPLIAVRLNILTRKTLGGLQTNLDGAVFGMDGQPVPGLFAAGEVSGFGGGGVHGYRALEGTFVGGCLFSGRQVGRFLAQQS; from the coding sequence ATGAAATATGATGTAGCAATTGTCGGAGCTGGTTTAGCGGGACTAGTTGCAGCCTGTGAGTTAATCGATGCAAAGAAACGTGTACTACTGGTGGACCAAGAGCCTGAAAATTCAATGGGAGGACAGGCATTTTGGTCTTTTGGTGGGCTATTTTTAGTAAATTCACCAGAGCAAAAAAGGCTTGGTATTAAAGATAGTAAAGAGCTTGCATGGCAGGATTGGCTAGGGACTGCTGGCTTCGATCGTTTAGAAGATGAGGATTCATGGGCTTACAAATGGGCAAGGGCTTATGTAGATTTTGCTGCAGGTGAAAAATACGCATGGCTTAAATCATTAGGTATAAAGTTTTTCCCTGTTGTTGGTTGGGCTGAGCGAGGTGGTTCATTAGCGGGAGGACACGGTAATTCGGTTCCTCGCTTTCATATTGTGTGGGGAACTGGGCCAGGGATTGTAAAGCCTTTTGCAGATAAAGTGAAAAAAGCGATAAAGGAAGGAATTATTGATTTTAAACCGAGACATCGTGTGGATGAATTTATACAACAGGATGGTCGAATTACTGGCATTAGTGGCACAATTTTAGCTGAAAGCTTTGCACAACGAGGAGAGCAAAGTTCACGCATTGGGGTAGGTGCTTTTTCCTATGAAGCAAAGGCAGTCGTTGTCGCAAGTGGGGGCATTGGTGCAAATATAGATTTAGTACGCAAAAATTGGCCAGCTCGACTTGGCACTCCGCCAAAAAATATAGTATGCGGCGTACCAGCTTATGTAGATGGTCGCATGTTAGAAATTACTGAACATGCGGGTGGTCGTATCGTCAATCGTGATCGGATGTGGCATTATACAGAGGGTTTAAAAAACTGGGATCCAATTTGGCCAAACCACGGTATTCGTATTTTGCCAGGTCCATCATCTTTATGGTTTGATGCTGAGGGAAATCGCTTTGGAGCACCGAACTTTCCAGGGTTTGATACATTAAGTACGTTAGAGGCCATACAAAAAACAGGTTATGATTATTCATGGTTTATTTTAACGGAAAAAATCATTGAAAAGGAGTTTGCTTTATCAGGTTCAGAACAAAATCCCGACTTAACGAATAAAAGCATATCAGAGTTAATGAAACGCATTTTACCGGGTCCACCTGCACCGATCCAAGCATTTAAAAATCATGGTGAGGATTTTGTTATTGCAAACGATTTAAAGCAGCTAGTAGATGGCATGAACAAGCTTGCAGGAAATGAATTGCTTGATTTTCTTAAAATTAAAGAGCAAATATTAGCTCGGGATCGTGAAATGGACAATAAATTTACGAAAGATATACAGGTAAATGCAATACATGGAGCAAGAAATTATATTGGTGATAAAGTAGTGCGGGTTGCAAAACCACATAAAATTTTAGATACAAAAAATTGGCCCCTTATTGCAGTACGATTAAATATTTTAACCCGCAAAACATTAGGGGGCTTACAGACGAATTTAGATGGAGCTGTATTTGGCATGGATGGACAACCGGTACCAGGGTTATTTGCAGCAGGAGAAGTTAGTGGTTTCGGAGGGGGCGGTGTACATGGTTACCGCGCATTGGAAGGAACGTTTGTCGGAGGATGTTTATTTAGCGGACGACAAGTTGGCCGCTTTTTAGCACAACAATCATAA
- a CDS encoding ATP-binding protein gives MKTLLTIQKIHIYGFGKHENITISLQDGVTIFYGMNEAGKTTIQQFILQMLFGFPTKQQSQRKYEPKTSPKFGGQLTILHPIYGQCTIERVKGKATGDVTVYTEDGMKGHDELLAKFLYGYSRASFEAIFSFSIHELQGIEKMSEDELTHLLLASGTTGIHRLSALEKKLEKDAGELFKKSGKVPLINQKIEYLKQLEKAIKKEQATIHTFEDKSLKLQQLEQRLKDLNKQQKTLQQDWQQLTVIKQAMPLIEQQETLQQSYKSYAHVQFPPEGIRRYEQLKDRLTHETLQMTQLEEQYQALKRKLQLTADEQAIEEISRLMNKEATWNQLLVKEQNLKDELFVLEQDIEAQFRLLGVQELEAQAALLEGTVSLQQEEQFQRQLTVLNEAEEELKFYLQSLERIHEELDSISRQKKHLQQESLTAEEEHILAQWPQRKRRLEQLRHVKSQRSKQKQPTLFVILVLAISIVALIYGILEKNWAVMVIGAILSLVFLLYLKQAKQADDGPPEHNSQLLRELEQEENIVQVLLVKKQRLEDRWMLANEQQLDKERQYAQLEHKIQQAEQVSAEATHMLQSFLERFRLEGSVPRSLLPELFMRIRGVQELVVKKTSIYKLLHAIQSEKNELYETLQQVLKNEYSEQEIFVHLRSTYLAIQKEQQQMLQTKEQLAQIHSKKQEVQPLLENYESEIAKLFHDANVESENAFYEAYEQFQHQQKLQSELQAIQYQLASLDMQQQESFLSADQLHEKIQALEEVRNAVRIEIEHCLEERAALQIEKEHLLNDEQYGLLLQQFEQEKALLQQLMEQWATKKALATAIHETLFRLREEKLPHVLTQVNAIFHSLTGGRYDKLFIHEEGYFEAQAVSGLRYHVAELSQATKEQVYISLRMALAKTLATSAPFPFIMDDPFVHFDRNRTNKMVQLMKEVGYERQILYFTCHEEMLALWQKEQIVDLGALANERGVTST, from the coding sequence GTGAAAACTTTGCTAACGATACAAAAAATCCACATTTACGGCTTTGGTAAGCATGAAAATATCACAATCTCTTTGCAAGACGGTGTCACTATTTTTTATGGCATGAATGAAGCTGGTAAAACGACCATACAGCAATTTATTTTACAGATGCTTTTTGGATTTCCGACAAAGCAACAAAGTCAGCGAAAATACGAGCCAAAAACATCACCGAAATTTGGGGGGCAGCTGACTATTCTCCACCCAATATATGGTCAATGTACAATTGAACGTGTTAAAGGAAAGGCTACTGGTGATGTTACTGTATATACAGAAGATGGTATGAAGGGGCATGACGAGCTTTTAGCCAAGTTTTTATATGGCTATTCACGCGCATCATTTGAAGCGATTTTTTCATTTTCAATTCATGAACTGCAAGGTATCGAAAAAATGTCAGAGGATGAATTGACACATCTATTGCTTGCATCAGGGACAACTGGCATTCATCGGCTATCTGCGCTTGAAAAAAAATTAGAAAAAGACGCTGGAGAGCTTTTTAAAAAATCTGGTAAAGTTCCGCTCATTAATCAAAAAATCGAGTATTTAAAGCAACTTGAAAAGGCTATTAAGAAAGAACAGGCTACAATCCATACATTCGAAGATAAATCACTCAAATTACAGCAACTTGAGCAAAGATTGAAAGATTTAAATAAACAACAAAAGACACTGCAACAAGATTGGCAGCAACTTACGGTCATCAAACAGGCAATGCCACTTATAGAACAGCAAGAAACGCTACAGCAATCATATAAAAGTTATGCACATGTTCAATTTCCACCAGAAGGAATTAGACGTTACGAACAATTAAAAGATCGACTGACGCACGAAACATTACAGATGACTCAACTAGAAGAACAATATCAAGCTTTAAAAAGGAAGCTTCAATTGACAGCAGATGAACAAGCAATTGAAGAGATTTCAAGGCTGATGAATAAAGAAGCAACTTGGAATCAGCTCCTCGTCAAAGAGCAGAACCTGAAGGACGAGCTGTTTGTACTAGAGCAAGATATTGAAGCACAGTTTCGTTTATTAGGCGTGCAGGAATTGGAAGCTCAAGCAGCCCTTTTAGAGGGAACTGTATCTTTGCAACAAGAGGAACAATTTCAGCGACAGTTGACTGTCTTAAATGAAGCTGAGGAAGAGCTCAAGTTTTATCTACAATCGTTAGAGCGAATACATGAGGAACTAGATAGCATTTCTCGACAGAAAAAACACCTTCAGCAGGAGTCATTAACAGCTGAGGAAGAACATATTTTAGCACAGTGGCCCCAGAGAAAAAGGCGCTTAGAACAATTGCGTCATGTTAAATCGCAACGCTCAAAACAGAAGCAGCCAACACTTTTTGTTATCCTTGTGTTAGCTATAAGTATTGTTGCGCTTATTTACGGTATTTTAGAAAAGAATTGGGCGGTAATGGTTATTGGTGCCATCTTATCGCTAGTATTCTTATTGTATTTAAAACAAGCGAAACAAGCTGATGATGGGCCTCCTGAGCATAATAGCCAATTACTGAGAGAACTAGAGCAAGAAGAAAATATTGTTCAAGTGTTACTTGTGAAAAAACAACGGCTTGAAGATCGTTGGATGCTAGCTAACGAGCAACAGCTTGATAAAGAACGACAGTATGCACAGCTTGAACATAAAATTCAACAAGCTGAGCAAGTAAGCGCCGAGGCAACACATATGCTGCAAAGCTTTTTGGAACGTTTTCGCTTAGAGGGAAGTGTACCGCGGTCACTTTTACCAGAGTTATTTATGCGTATTCGTGGTGTACAAGAGTTGGTAGTCAAAAAAACAAGCATATATAAGCTTTTACATGCTATACAATCTGAAAAAAATGAGCTTTATGAAACGCTACAGCAAGTTTTAAAGAATGAGTATAGTGAGCAGGAAATCTTTGTACATCTACGCTCAACATATTTAGCAATTCAGAAGGAGCAACAACAAATGTTGCAAACAAAGGAACAACTCGCTCAAATACATTCAAAAAAACAAGAAGTACAACCGCTTTTGGAAAACTATGAATCGGAAATAGCAAAATTATTTCATGACGCAAATGTAGAATCAGAAAACGCATTTTACGAGGCATATGAACAATTTCAACATCAGCAAAAGCTTCAGTCCGAACTACAAGCGATTCAATATCAATTAGCCTCATTAGATATGCAACAGCAAGAAAGCTTTTTAAGTGCGGATCAACTTCATGAAAAAATACAAGCACTGGAAGAAGTACGCAATGCCGTTCGAATAGAAATTGAACATTGCTTAGAAGAGCGGGCTGCCTTGCAGATTGAAAAGGAACATTTGCTTAACGATGAACAATATGGTCTACTGTTGCAGCAGTTTGAGCAAGAAAAGGCATTGTTGCAACAGCTAATGGAGCAATGGGCTACTAAAAAAGCGTTAGCAACAGCTATTCATGAAACATTATTCCGTTTGCGTGAAGAAAAATTACCACATGTACTTACACAGGTAAATGCTATATTCCATTCGTTAACAGGTGGTCGTTACGATAAACTTTTCATTCATGAGGAAGGCTATTTTGAGGCGCAAGCAGTTTCTGGCTTACGCTATCATGTAGCAGAATTATCACAAGCTACAAAGGAGCAGGTCTATATTTCATTGCGAATGGCATTAGCGAAAACCCTTGCAACGTCAGCGCCATTTCCATTTATAATGGATGATCCTTTTGTCCATTTTGATCGAAACCGTACAAACAAAATGGTACAATTAATGAAAGAAGTAGGATATGAACGTCAAATTTTATATTTTACTTGCCATGAAGAGATGCTCGCACTTTGGCAAAAAGAGCAAATTGTCGATCTAGGAGCACTAGCAAATGAAAGGGGAGTGACGTCAACATGA